A stretch of DNA from Candidatus Flexicrinis affinis:
CCGAGTTTCTCGTACAAGCCGTTGGCCTCGACGCTGTAGCCGGTGATGTAGGCGCGGGTGATTCCCATGCGCGCGACGCGGCGGAAGCACTCGCGCACGGCGGCCTCAGCCAGCCCCATCCGCCGGTACTGCCGGTGCGTGACGATCTTCTCCACTTCGACCACGCCGTGGGCCGGGTCGGCGAAACCGACGCATGACGAGACGTGCAGCCCGTTTGGCGTGACGACCGACAGGTCAAGGCGCGCATCGTAGGCCGGATTCTCGCGCGAATAGGCATAGCGCAGCAGATCGAATTCGGTCAGGTCGTCGCGGTTGGAAAAGCCGTCGAGGTTCAGCACGGCTTTAGCGCGATAGTCGCCGTTCTGCGCCATGTCGACGATCTGGTAGCCCTCCGGTAGCTCCGCTGGGGCGGGCGACGTGGCGCTCAGATCGTAGACGCGCGTCGTGGCGGCCACGCCGGACGTTCCGAAGCCGCGGCGTTCCAGTTCGGCCAGCGCGTGCTGTTGGCCCTCATGCACTTCGGTCGTGAGCTTGCCGAAGCGAGGCATCCAGTGCCGGATCGTCCAGTCGAGGATGTCGGCGTAGAGGTAGTCGTAGCCGGGGCGCGTGACGATGAAGAAGACCTCGTCGGCGTTT
This window harbors:
- a CDS encoding GNAT family N-acetyltransferase; translation: MAIHDRSFDEMRGDFAAMWRLLDADFAHRRDDYVWHVSRLGDWKHGLWNEKKLFPTFFRDYTHLWLDAFDTLLGFVLSENADEVFFIVTRPGYDYLYADILDWTIRHWMPRFGKLTTEVHEGQQHALAELERRGFGTSGVAATTRVYDLSATSPAPAELPEGYQIVDMAQNGDYRAKAVLNLDGFSNRDDLTEFDLLRYAYSRENPAYDARLDLSVVTPNGLHVSSCVGFADPAHGVVEVEKIVTHRQYRRMGLAEAAVRECFRRVARMGITRAYITGYSVEANGLYEKLGPIKYKRWYHYSLTP